A stretch of the Gemmatimonadota bacterium genome encodes the following:
- a CDS encoding response regulator, with protein sequence MRFLVVDDSATMRRIIVNSLDRIGYTDVVEADDGATAITKFAEGGISFIITDWNMPQMSGLDFARNVRGRPDGADVPILMVTTRSAREDILAAVEAGVNNYVLKPFTPPVLKEKIDAVLSVRAAA encoded by the coding sequence ATGCGTTTCCTCGTCGTCGACGATTCCGCGACCATGCGCCGCATCATCGTGAACTCGCTCGACCGCATCGGCTACACCGATGTGGTCGAAGCGGATGATGGCGCCACCGCGATCACCAAGTTCGCGGAAGGCGGCATCAGCTTCATCATCACCGACTGGAACATGCCGCAGATGAGCGGCCTGGACTTCGCGCGCAACGTGCGCGGGCGGCCCGATGGGGCGGACGTCCCGATCCTGATGGTCACCACCCGATCGGCGCGCGAGGACATCCTCGCCGCGGTCGAGGCCGGCGTGAACAACTACGTGCTGAAGCCCTTCACCCCCCCCGTGCTCAAGGAGAAGATCGATGCGGTCCTCTCCGTGCGCGCGGCGGCCTGA
- a CDS encoding chemotaxis protein CheA: MALLTIDDAIAAFVACEPGDEAARRRLRERLWSLVADKRFAPPVRMSLADAIAVLDDPSEFKGDREAAGLEKVRNHLEIAVDHDENGDRAMSEPEPAPVPRDVTPMGIPVVPAPAAVGAPAAPATFTIGDDCDRALIEDFAAEAREYLENAEAALLRLETAPDDVEAINDVFRAFHTIKGTSSFLGLAAIAGFAHHAEDMLDRVRGADLAFAGQVPELSLRAVDILKSLVLSIPAALAGGAPPLPADYGALQQALSDPDSHGGVVPPRAVVEEDETEAPSASEGAPRAARAATTASANPAAPAAGVPVTDPMVKVRTDKLDRLVEMVGELVIANTILLQDGIVRDASHHDLAQKVRHADKIVRELQDLSLGLRMVPLKGAITKLARVVRDLANRSGKQIVFEVTGEETEVDRTLVDLLADPLLHMVRNAVDHGIEAPSERLKHGKSAMGVVRLEASQAGDRVLVKLRDDGRGLQREKIVAKAVEKGLIASGDGMSDSEVFDLIFAPGFSTAEAVTEVSGRGVGMDVVRRNLMAMRGRTLIESSPGKGSVFTIELPLTLAITDGMIVRVGAERFIVPTAQIRRCFRPEPSAVSTVQGKGEMVQHGGEVLPLLRLHRALRVLGAQERVVEGILMVVGDGNNRVAIMVDELLGQQQVVAKPLGEAIGRVRGLTGGAILGDGRVGLILDVDELVVASRQAVVDPAFATQAA; encoded by the coding sequence ATGGCCCTCCTCACCATCGACGACGCGATCGCCGCGTTCGTCGCCTGCGAGCCCGGGGACGAGGCCGCCCGCCGCCGCCTGCGCGAGCGCCTCTGGTCCCTCGTCGCCGACAAGCGCTTCGCGCCGCCCGTGCGCATGTCGCTCGCCGACGCCATCGCGGTGCTCGACGATCCCTCCGAGTTCAAGGGCGACCGCGAGGCCGCCGGCCTCGAGAAGGTCCGCAATCACCTGGAGATCGCCGTCGATCACGACGAGAACGGCGACCGCGCGATGAGCGAGCCGGAGCCGGCCCCCGTGCCGCGCGACGTCACGCCCATGGGCATCCCGGTGGTCCCGGCCCCGGCCGCCGTCGGCGCGCCCGCCGCGCCCGCGACGTTCACCATCGGCGACGACTGCGACCGCGCTCTGATCGAGGACTTCGCCGCCGAGGCGCGCGAGTACCTCGAGAACGCCGAGGCCGCGCTGCTCCGGCTCGAGACCGCACCCGATGACGTCGAGGCCATCAACGACGTCTTCCGCGCCTTCCATACCATCAAGGGCACGTCGTCCTTCCTGGGCCTCGCCGCCATCGCCGGCTTCGCGCATCACGCCGAGGACATGCTCGACCGCGTCCGCGGCGCCGACCTCGCCTTCGCCGGCCAGGTGCCGGAGCTCTCGCTCCGCGCCGTCGACATCCTCAAGTCGCTCGTCCTCAGCATCCCCGCCGCGCTCGCCGGAGGCGCGCCGCCGCTCCCCGCGGACTACGGCGCGCTGCAGCAGGCGCTGAGCGATCCGGACTCGCATGGCGGCGTCGTCCCGCCGCGCGCGGTCGTCGAGGAGGACGAGACGGAAGCCCCGTCCGCCTCCGAGGGCGCGCCGCGTGCCGCACGCGCGGCGACGACCGCGTCCGCGAACCCGGCCGCTCCGGCCGCCGGCGTCCCGGTCACCGACCCGATGGTGAAGGTCCGGACCGACAAGCTCGACCGCCTGGTGGAGATGGTGGGCGAACTCGTGATCGCGAACACCATCCTCCTGCAGGATGGGATCGTGCGCGACGCGTCGCACCACGACCTCGCGCAGAAGGTCCGGCACGCCGACAAGATCGTCCGCGAACTGCAGGACCTCTCGCTCGGGCTCCGCATGGTCCCGCTCAAGGGGGCGATCACCAAGCTCGCCCGCGTCGTGCGCGACCTCGCGAACCGCAGCGGCAAGCAGATCGTGTTCGAGGTGACCGGCGAGGAGACCGAGGTCGACCGCACGCTCGTCGACCTCCTGGCCGACCCGCTGCTGCACATGGTGCGCAACGCGGTCGACCACGGGATCGAGGCGCCGTCGGAGCGGCTCAAGCATGGCAAGTCGGCGATGGGCGTCGTGCGGCTCGAGGCGAGCCAGGCGGGCGACCGCGTGCTCGTGAAGCTTCGCGACGACGGGCGCGGCCTGCAGCGCGAGAAGATCGTCGCGAAGGCCGTCGAGAAGGGACTCATCGCCTCGGGCGACGGGATGTCCGACTCCGAGGTGTTCGACCTGATCTTCGCGCCCGGGTTCTCGACGGCCGAGGCGGTGACCGAGGTCTCGGGCCGCGGCGTGGGCATGGACGTGGTGCGCCGCAACCTCATGGCCATGCGGGGCCGCACGCTCATCGAGTCGAGCCCGGGCAAGGGATCGGTCTTCACGATCGAGCTGCCGCTCACGCTCGCCATCACCGACGGCATGATCGTCCGCGTGGGCGCCGAACGCTTCATCGTCCCCACCGCGCAGATCCGTCGCTGCTTCCGGCCCGAGCCGAGCGCCGTCAGCACGGTGCAGGGCAAGGGCGAGATGGTCCAGCACGGCGGCGAGGTGCTCCCGTTGCTCCGGCTCCACCGCGCGCTCCGCGTGCTCGGGGCGCAGGAGCGGGTCGTCGAGGGGATCCTCATGGTCGTGGGCGACGGCAACAACCGCGTGGCGATCATGGTGGACGAGCTCCTCGGCCAGCAGCAGGTGGTCGCGAAGCCGCTCGGCGAGGCGATCGGACGCGTGCGCGGGCTGACCGGCGGCGCGATCCTCGGGGATGGCCGCGTGGGGCTCATCCTCGACGTCGATGAACTCGTCGTGGCGAGCCGCCAGGCGGTCGTCGACCCGGCCTTCGCGACGCAGGCCGCCTGA
- a CDS encoding purine-binding chemotaxis protein CheW, protein MTAPVADLSPSTRSLGGKYLTFVLAGEEYGFEILTVHEIIGMMAVTPVPHSHHVIRGVVNLRGKVIPIVDLRRRFSMPATDAEETCIIVLNVKGLLVGIAVDAVSEVRMIAEGEIEPPPSFGSDVDVSCLLGVANSEGKVRMLLDADKVLSIDAISSAL, encoded by the coding sequence ATGACCGCGCCCGTCGCTGACCTCTCCCCGTCGACCCGTTCGCTCGGCGGCAAGTACCTGACCTTCGTCCTCGCGGGCGAGGAGTACGGGTTCGAGATCCTCACCGTCCACGAGATCATCGGGATGATGGCGGTGACGCCCGTGCCGCACAGCCACCACGTGATCCGCGGCGTGGTGAACCTCCGCGGGAAGGTGATCCCGATCGTCGACCTCCGTCGCCGCTTCAGCATGCCGGCGACCGATGCCGAGGAGACGTGCATCATCGTGCTCAACGTGAAGGGGCTGCTCGTCGGGATCGCGGTGGACGCGGTCTCCGAGGTGCGCATGATCGCCGAGGGCGAGATCGAGCCGCCGCCGTCGTTCGGCTCGGACGTCGACGTCTCGTGCCTGCTCGGCGTCGCGAACTCCGAGGGGAAGGTCCGCATGCTGCTGGACGCGGACAAGGTCCTCTCGATCGACGCCATCTCGTCGGCGCTCTGA
- a CDS encoding protein-glutamate O-methyltransferase CheR, producing the protein MTSTSPVLASGPDLRLSADRYEAVAEYLHGLCGIRLRDGKEALVVSRLGHRVRATAMPSLGAYIDAVLDGAIPDEIPHFIDVLTTNKTNFFREPAHFDYLVEEVLPRLAVSPAEIRIWSAACSSGEEPYTLGMVVRDHLPPDALRRTRILATDISHRILATARSARYAGNQLQGIPPETLRKHLEKVPGSPDAYTVRKEVRDLVRFARLNLMESWPMKGPFDVIFCRNVMIYFDRETQERLVQRFATLLPPGGILCVGHAESLSGIAHGLEPIQPAVYRKPGGAS; encoded by the coding sequence ATGACCTCGACCAGCCCCGTGCTCGCCTCGGGCCCCGACCTGCGGCTCTCGGCCGACCGCTACGAGGCGGTCGCCGAGTACCTGCACGGCCTCTGCGGGATCCGGCTGCGCGACGGCAAGGAGGCGCTCGTCGTCTCGCGTCTCGGGCACCGCGTGCGTGCGACGGCGATGCCGTCGCTCGGCGCCTACATCGATGCCGTCCTCGACGGCGCGATCCCGGACGAGATCCCGCACTTCATCGACGTCCTCACGACCAACAAGACGAACTTCTTCCGCGAGCCGGCCCACTTCGACTACCTGGTCGAGGAGGTGCTCCCGCGCCTCGCGGTGTCCCCGGCCGAGATCCGCATCTGGAGCGCGGCCTGCTCGTCGGGCGAGGAGCCGTACACCCTCGGCATGGTCGTGCGCGACCACCTGCCGCCCGACGCGCTGCGCCGGACGCGGATCCTCGCGACGGACATCTCGCATCGCATCCTCGCGACGGCGCGCAGCGCGCGCTACGCGGGCAACCAACTCCAGGGGATCCCGCCGGAGACGCTCCGCAAGCATCTCGAGAAGGTGCCCGGGAGTCCCGATGCCTACACGGTGCGCAAGGAGGTCCGCGACCTCGTCCGCTTCGCGCGCCTCAACCTGATGGAGTCGTGGCCCATGAAGGGGCCGTTCGACGTCATCTTCTGCCGCAACGTGATGATCTACTTCGACCGCGAGACGCAGGAGCGGCTCGTGCAACGGTTCGCGACGCTCCTGCCGCCCGGCGGCATCCTCTGCGTCGGCCACGCCGAGAGCCTCTCGGGGATCGCGCACGGCCTGGAACCGATCCAGCCCGCCGTCTATCGCAAGCCCGGCGGCGCCTCATGA
- a CDS encoding chemotaxis protein CheD, with product MSLAGTAIHKLSVAGRKCVGIAGLHVAGAAGDEIVTYALGSCLGITMYDPLAKVGGLVHVMLPDSTLDKAKAQKQPGMFVDTGVPALLDEMTRAGASKGRLRIAVAGGASQRMSGKDHFQIGERNIRAFEAWMLAAGMKVVASDVGGTNCARTMTLAVASGSVEIRADGATKKLVP from the coding sequence ATGAGCCTCGCCGGCACCGCGATCCACAAACTCTCCGTCGCCGGGCGCAAGTGCGTCGGCATCGCGGGGTTGCACGTCGCCGGCGCGGCCGGGGACGAGATCGTCACGTATGCCCTGGGCAGCTGCCTCGGGATCACGATGTACGACCCGCTCGCGAAGGTCGGCGGCCTCGTGCACGTCATGCTCCCCGACTCGACGCTCGACAAGGCGAAGGCGCAGAAGCAGCCGGGGATGTTCGTCGACACCGGCGTGCCCGCGCTGCTCGACGAGATGACGCGGGCCGGCGCCAGCAAGGGGCGGCTGCGCATCGCCGTCGCCGGCGGCGCGTCGCAGCGCATGTCGGGGAAGGACCACTTCCAGATCGGCGAGCGGAACATCCGCGCCTTCGAGGCCTGGATGCTCGCTGCCGGCATGAAGGTCGTCGCCTCCGATGTCGGCGGCACCAACTGCGCGCGCACCATGACGCTCGCCGTCGCGAGCGGCTCGGTCGAGATCCGCGCCGACGGCGCGACGAAGAAGCTGGTCCCGTGA
- a CDS encoding chemotaxis response regulator protein-glutamate methylesterase yields the protein MRVLIVDDSALVRRVLSDALGRFMDVEVVGTARDPYEARDQIVALEPDVITLDIEMPRMDGLTFLEKLMRSKPMRVIVVSSVAQASSANAVRAMALGAVDVVPKPEGSMSVPDVERLLIRSVRAAARIPLERLKAPRKRIIPPVTTRRADDEGVPSRRLVAIGASTGGPPAIEAVLAGLGADTPGTVIVQHMPPHFTKAFANRLDGLCAMRVHEAVDGEVIRDGTAYIAPGGYHLQVRRSPDGFVTHVKDGPMVHHQRPAVDVLFDSVAQVAGETTVAALLTGMGADGGRGMLALREVGAWTIAQDEESCVVYGMPREAVMLDAVEEILPLDRIAGAINAQLGRGRRVTGPSIPAIMR from the coding sequence GTGCGCGTGCTGATCGTCGACGACTCGGCGCTCGTGCGCCGGGTGCTGTCGGACGCGCTCGGACGCTTCATGGACGTGGAGGTCGTCGGCACCGCGCGCGATCCGTACGAGGCCCGCGACCAGATCGTCGCGCTGGAGCCCGACGTGATCACGCTCGACATCGAGATGCCGCGCATGGATGGCCTCACCTTCCTCGAGAAGCTGATGCGGTCCAAGCCCATGCGCGTGATCGTGGTGAGCTCGGTCGCGCAGGCGAGCAGCGCCAACGCGGTGCGCGCCATGGCCCTCGGCGCGGTGGACGTCGTGCCCAAGCCCGAAGGGTCGATGTCGGTCCCCGACGTCGAGCGGCTGCTCATCCGGTCGGTGCGCGCCGCGGCGCGCATCCCGCTCGAGCGCCTCAAGGCCCCGCGCAAGCGGATCATCCCGCCGGTCACCACGCGCCGCGCTGACGACGAGGGGGTGCCGTCCCGCCGCCTCGTCGCCATCGGCGCGTCCACCGGAGGGCCGCCCGCGATCGAGGCCGTGCTCGCCGGCCTCGGCGCCGACACGCCCGGCACCGTGATCGTGCAGCACATGCCGCCGCACTTCACCAAGGCCTTCGCCAACCGCCTCGACGGACTCTGCGCGATGCGCGTGCACGAGGCGGTGGACGGCGAGGTGATCCGCGACGGCACGGCCTACATCGCTCCCGGAGGATACCATCTCCAGGTGCGCCGTTCGCCCGACGGCTTCGTCACGCACGTGAAGGACGGCCCGATGGTCCATCACCAGCGTCCCGCCGTCGACGTGCTCTTCGACTCGGTCGCGCAGGTCGCCGGCGAGACCACCGTCGCCGCGCTGCTCACCGGCATGGGCGCCGATGGCGGTCGCGGCATGCTGGCATTGCGCGAGGTGGGGGCGTGGACCATCGCCCAGGACGAGGAGAGCTGCGTCGTCTACGGCATGCCACGCGAGGCGGTGATGCTCGACGCGGTGGAGGAGATCCTCCCGCTCGACCGGATCGCCGGCGCGATCAACGCGCAGCTCGGACGCGGCCGTCGAGTCACGGGTCCGTCGATCCCCGCCATCATGCGTTGA
- a CDS encoding PAS domain S-box protein, whose protein sequence is MPNAPIAPLAPQAAAGPHGRNAPTLPEMPASNPTALVDAQGRVRAVSTSFASALRIRRDELFAHPLPTLVRLEDRPALAHAIAAVASGDWPGCSLEVGFLQHLREDRAVRLMIEADEAMKVRIHATDLTAERLATRALHEYQESLRALTAHALDIWALLDETGTLRSVSESVSVHLGWPARELEGKRLPDFVHPDDLPSIDILLHDLKHDPTLVRSAVVRARHQDGGWRTLETTTSGFNPGVLGNSVFVVNARDVTARERTEATLREVEYRFSQLVEQALTGIVVVQDGVLVYANPRFLQLLGADAGLIARRTRVLSLIDRRSIPRLREVRTALATGSHQSTRIQLRGVHVLGHPLEVEVATSLVDFAGRPALLCTVTDMTESRALQLRMAEAEKIEAVGLLAGGVAHDFNNMLTSILAWVDIAADEVGPSSPVRQALDEIRTSAERGAELTRQLLAFGRRQFLEPRPLDLGEVAVRLKRWMDRVLGTDHRLDVRVPDATWLIEADRMQIERALTALIMNARDAMPKGGTIAVVVEHAVLEAEEAARLGPLQAGEHVVVRVRDAGQGMDEPTRRRIFEPFFTTKPQGHGTGLGLPAVLGTVLQSGGAIDVRSEPGIGTEFHCYFPRHEALAAADAPPRPSAELRARPARRVLVVEDDPQLGKILRRLLQEGGHAVRLAANADEAEALASAESIEVLVCDQELPGTRGSALAQRLCGRGAARGTVLISGRPIDAAEREESGPHTTVLLKPFRPQQLLEVIEEIAAGRTAAR, encoded by the coding sequence GTGCCGAACGCGCCCATCGCCCCCCTCGCTCCGCAAGCCGCGGCCGGCCCGCACGGCCGGAACGCGCCCACGTTGCCGGAGATGCCGGCGAGCAACCCCACCGCACTGGTGGATGCGCAGGGGCGCGTCCGTGCGGTGAGCACGAGCTTCGCGTCGGCGCTCAGGATCCGGCGCGACGAGCTGTTCGCGCATCCGCTGCCGACACTCGTGCGCCTGGAGGACCGGCCGGCCCTCGCCCACGCCATCGCTGCCGTCGCCTCGGGCGACTGGCCCGGCTGCTCCCTCGAGGTGGGATTCCTCCAGCACCTGCGCGAGGACCGCGCGGTGCGCCTCATGATCGAGGCCGACGAGGCGATGAAGGTCCGCATCCACGCGACCGACCTCACCGCCGAACGCCTCGCGACCCGCGCCCTCCACGAATACCAGGAGAGCCTCCGCGCCCTCACCGCGCACGCGCTCGACATCTGGGCGTTGCTCGACGAGACCGGCACGCTGCGCTCCGTGAGCGAGTCGGTCTCGGTGCATCTCGGCTGGCCGGCGCGCGAACTCGAGGGCAAGCGCCTGCCCGACTTCGTGCACCCGGACGACCTCCCGAGCATCGACATCCTGCTGCACGACCTCAAGCACGACCCGACGCTCGTGCGGAGTGCGGTCGTGCGCGCCCGCCACCAGGACGGCGGCTGGCGCACCCTCGAGACGACGACCTCGGGATTCAACCCCGGGGTGCTCGGCAACAGCGTCTTCGTCGTGAATGCGCGCGACGTGACGGCGCGCGAGCGGACCGAGGCGACCCTCCGCGAGGTGGAGTACCGGTTCAGCCAGCTCGTCGAGCAGGCGCTCACCGGCATCGTCGTCGTGCAGGATGGCGTGCTCGTGTACGCGAACCCGCGCTTCCTGCAGCTCCTCGGCGCCGACGCGGGGCTCATCGCGCGACGCACGCGCGTGCTGTCGCTCATCGACCGGCGCTCCATCCCGCGGCTGCGCGAGGTCCGCACCGCGCTCGCCACCGGCTCGCACCAGAGCACGCGCATCCAGCTCCGCGGCGTGCACGTCCTCGGCCACCCGCTCGAGGTCGAGGTCGCGACCAGTCTCGTGGACTTCGCCGGACGCCCCGCCCTGCTCTGCACCGTGACCGACATGACCGAGTCGCGCGCCCTGCAGCTGCGGATGGCGGAGGCTGAGAAGATCGAGGCCGTCGGCCTCCTCGCGGGCGGCGTCGCCCACGACTTCAACAACATGCTCACGAGCATCCTCGCGTGGGTCGACATCGCCGCCGACGAGGTGGGGCCGTCGAGTCCGGTCCGGCAGGCGCTCGACGAGATCCGCACCTCGGCCGAGCGCGGGGCCGAGCTCACACGCCAGTTGCTCGCCTTCGGGCGCCGGCAGTTCCTCGAGCCGCGCCCGCTCGACCTCGGCGAGGTCGCGGTGCGGCTCAAGCGCTGGATGGATCGCGTGCTCGGCACCGATCATCGGCTCGACGTGCGGGTCCCCGACGCGACCTGGCTCATCGAGGCCGACCGGATGCAGATCGAGCGCGCCCTCACCGCGCTCATCATGAACGCGCGCGACGCGATGCCGAAGGGGGGCACGATCGCCGTGGTCGTCGAGCACGCGGTGCTCGAGGCGGAGGAGGCGGCACGGCTCGGTCCGCTGCAGGCTGGCGAGCACGTCGTGGTGCGCGTGCGCGATGCCGGCCAGGGCATGGACGAGCCGACGCGACGGCGCATCTTCGAGCCGTTCTTCACCACGAAGCCGCAGGGGCACGGGACCGGTCTTGGCCTGCCCGCCGTGCTCGGCACCGTCCTGCAGTCGGGCGGCGCGATCGACGTGCGGAGCGAGCCGGGCATCGGCACCGAGTTCCACTGCTATTTCCCGCGACACGAGGCCCTCGCCGCCGCGGATGCACCGCCGCGGCCGTCGGCGGAACTGCGCGCGCGCCCCGCCCGGCGCGTGCTCGTGGTGGAGGACGACCCGCAGCTCGGCAAGATCCTGCGGCGTCTGCTGCAGGAGGGAGGGCACGCCGTGCGGCTGGCGGCGAATGCCGACGAGGCGGAGGCGCTGGCATCCGCCGAATCGATCGAGGTGCTCGTCTGCGACCAGGAACTCCCCGGCACGCGGGGATCGGCGCTCGCGCAGCGCCTCTGCGGTCGCGGGGCCGCGCGCGGGACGGTGCTCATCTCGGGGCGTCCGATCGACGCGGCCGAGCGCGAGGAGTCGGGACCGCACACCACCGTGCTGCTCAAGCCGTTCCGCCCGCAGCAGCTCCTCGAGGTGATCGAGGAGATCGCGGCGGGGCGCACCGCGGCGCGCTGA
- a CDS encoding EAL domain-containing response regulator — protein sequence MSRAAERGRPVSSRTSGGDAEGEIKHLTVLILEDHPFQRRMLGRLLLGLGHVAVVEASTGDEALEAVRRATPDLVIADLETPGMDGVTFLRMLSQDAVTPRVVLTSAHDPSVLRSVDEMAKMYGLQVLGAIPKPVSLEALRGFLNEVRTHEAAKARSGGRAHLPADSYSPEQIGEAISRGEIIPWFQPKVEVATGRLAGVEALARWMHPTRGMIGPGAFIPVIETTPLMDALSQSMLTQALTWVRKWEKVGLSITVSVNLPGGALADPSLADRLTKLVRSIGVEPAALVVEVTETTVSRERALAIETLARLRMAGFGLSLDDYGTGYASMEMLKTMPVTEVKVDRRFVHGASKDPKATAVLGSLLELASGLSLEAVAEGVETQEDLVLLEALECPYAQGYVIAKPMSGDDLLIWAQLRGPAEG from the coding sequence GTGTCGCGCGCCGCAGAGCGGGGTCGACCGGTCTCGTCGCGGACGTCCGGCGGCGACGCTGAGGGCGAGATCAAGCACCTCACCGTGCTCATCCTCGAGGATCATCCGTTCCAGCGCCGCATGCTGGGCCGGCTGCTGCTCGGGTTGGGGCATGTCGCGGTGGTGGAAGCGTCGACCGGCGACGAAGCCCTCGAGGCCGTCCGTCGGGCGACCCCTGACCTGGTCATCGCCGACCTGGAGACGCCAGGAATGGACGGTGTCACGTTCCTGCGCATGCTGTCGCAGGACGCGGTCACCCCCCGTGTCGTCCTCACCAGCGCTCACGACCCGTCCGTCCTGCGATCGGTGGACGAGATGGCCAAGATGTATGGCTTGCAGGTCCTCGGGGCGATCCCGAAGCCGGTCTCGCTCGAGGCGCTCCGTGGCTTCCTCAATGAGGTCCGGACCCACGAGGCGGCGAAGGCCCGCTCCGGCGGTCGTGCGCACCTCCCCGCGGACAGCTACTCGCCGGAACAGATCGGCGAGGCCATCAGCCGTGGGGAGATCATCCCCTGGTTCCAGCCCAAGGTCGAGGTCGCCACCGGGCGACTGGCCGGGGTCGAGGCGCTCGCCCGCTGGATGCACCCCACCCGCGGGATGATCGGGCCGGGGGCGTTCATCCCGGTGATCGAGACCACGCCCCTCATGGATGCGCTGAGTCAGAGCATGCTCACGCAGGCGCTCACCTGGGTGCGGAAGTGGGAGAAGGTCGGCCTGTCGATCACGGTCTCGGTCAACCTCCCGGGCGGTGCCCTCGCGGACCCCAGCCTCGCCGACCGCCTCACCAAGCTCGTCCGGTCGATCGGCGTCGAGCCGGCCGCGCTCGTCGTCGAGGTCACCGAGACGACGGTGAGCCGCGAGCGCGCGCTCGCCATCGAGACGCTCGCGCGCCTCCGGATGGCCGGGTTCGGGCTGTCGCTCGATGACTACGGCACCGGCTACGCTTCCATGGAGATGCTGAAGACGATGCCGGTGACCGAGGTCAAGGTCGACCGGCGGTTCGTGCACGGGGCGTCGAAGGATCCCAAGGCCACCGCCGTGCTCGGCTCGCTCCTCGAACTGGCCTCGGGCCTCTCGCTCGAAGCGGTCGCCGAGGGCGTGGAGACGCAGGAGGACCTCGTGCTCCTCGAGGCGCTCGAATGCCCGTATGCGCAGGGCTACGTCATCGCGAAGCCGATGAGCGGTGACGACCTGCTGATATGGGCCCAGCTCCGCGGACCGGCGGAGGGCTGA